The Anabas testudineus chromosome 1, fAnaTes1.2, whole genome shotgun sequence genomic sequence atatttctatCATCAGTTCTGAAGGAAAGGCTTCAATCCTTGATGTTTGGCTCAGCCTCTGTATTTGtggaaaaatcacatttaaatctTGCCAGACGGGCTTGGAGAGTCTTGTGCATCACAAGTTCTTGTATTGGGCCAGCCCAGCAGCAAACTCCACCAGTGTACGTGTTGGTCTTCCAGACATGCCTTTTCTCAGGTAGGGAATTTCATCTTTGTTGCCCATCACACCAGCGATGTCCAGATGAGCCCAGTGAGGAGCTGTGACAAACTCTTTCAGGAATGCAGCTGCAGTGCATGCACCACCAGATCTAGAGACAACAGACAGACTAGTCAGATGCAGGTAAACAAAGACACGAGGACAATCCTCTGCTACTCTGGTGCCTCTCAAAGGAGCTGCAGGTGCTGACTCAGTGTAGATACATACCGGCTGTACTTGCCGATGTTGTTGAGGTCAGCCAGCTGGCAGTCAGTCACTTGTCTGGTGTAGTGCTCGAACAGAGGCATGCGCCACACTCTGTCACCCGTCACAACACTAgcctacaacacacacacacatatacacacatgatTTGTCAACACAGGAGCTGAGACACTGAGACattgtgtgttcatttattgtGCACATATACTACCTTGTGCAGCTGCTCCCAGAGCCAGTCAGAGTTTGTGAATACTCCAGTTGCTGCTGAGCCAAGAGCTACATCCATCGCACCTTAAAGACAAAAGAAGCcacaattttacatttactactcATATCTACATAACAGTTTCAGTTCAGCTCTTAAGTTGTGGCCCATTTAATGTTTACACTGCCTTGATATGAACAAAACAAGATCTGTAAACATGAAGTCACATGGACCGGTGATTGGACAGTTTGGCAACTGTCAATGTGCAACATCAGTGATACATAAACACACGTGTGGAAATGAAATTACACTGGATTGACAGCAAATCATGCTGCACATGGCTGCAGCTTAGGTGGTAAATTATCACAAAGAGCTCAAAAAAGATAACTGACTCTGCGCGTAGGAggtcaaaacattagaaacacctcttaatataatgcactacagtacaactccaccacccacAATGATCTTAATAAGAGCCACTATACTGGATAACATTAGGGTTGTACAGCTGTACCTAATACAGTGGCCAGTAAGTGTATAGGGCACTTATAAAATGTGCACATAATATTGTTTCTGTAATAGTTCATAATCAGCAGATGCatttaatagtagtagtagcagcttTTACATATTATCACACTCCAGTCGTTTATCTACTTTGTTTTCACACCACAAAAACGAACTGCAACAGGTCCCACATTTTCAAGTGATCTTGAtccagatgtttgttttgcaccAGACTCCAAATAGCAGCTCTGACACAAGCCCAAATAAACTCAACCTAACAAGAAAATAAGCCTCAAAACAACACATCAACATCCACAATTTGTTGTCTTCAATGTCACTGTGTGCATAAATTATTTCCAAATCCCACCTGTTAGCGTAGCCACATTGACAATGGCTCTGGGGTTGAGGGTGTGTCCATAACAGAGTGCGTCAGCGAGAATCAGTCTGCCCTCAGCATCTGTATTATCAACCTGTATGTGGAGGGAAGAGTAAACTCAAATCATCtgtacacacaaatgcaaatctaCAAACTCTGATCTGTTTCTAATATTCACATTTCATCATGGGTGCACCcacctggattgtctttccaTTCTTGGCTTTTACAACATCACCTGGTTTAGTTGCCTTTCCACTAGGCATGTTCTCACACAGCGGAGCCAGACCTGATTTAGTTATACGATGGACAAAGACTCGCTAAGACAtttattgtcacatttacaacaaaagtatttttttctgctggtgtcaaataataaaaatatgttgtaaaatcataaagaaaacaatgtcaTGTGTTACAGAACTCACCAATAATTCTGACTGGTAgtttcagagctgctgctgtgacaacagatgcacacacagtagCAGCGCCTCCCATGTCAGCTCTCATTGCATCCATGGAAGAAGATGGCTTCAGGGAAATGCCGCCACTGTCGACAAAGAATAATATGAAGACATCTATGTTGTTATGAGATTAGATGTGTTTAGCAGCTGGTCCATTACATACACTACTGCTCACAAGACAGAGATAGCTGAAGTTGTTTCTGTTCACCTGTCAAAGGTGATGCCCTTTCCCACCAAGACTAGTGGAGCCTGCGATCTGTCAGGTGAACCGTTGTAATGTAGCTCCAAGAAGACAGGAGGCTCCTCTGAACCTTTAGACACACTGAGAAAAGCTCCCATCTGCTGCTCTTCTATCCAAGCCTGGGATCTACATAAACACATAAGTTATTAGATAAATCCTCTTTGACTTCATCCACTTTTTCATGTCAACTTCAATAATGTGAAATACAATAATCAGAGTTTTGTTACAAGCTCTGGTCTGAGTATAGAGTACTTGGCAATTAACTAACTGAAATATCTACTACCTACCTATAATATCATTTGCCAAATGATCCTAAACAaggtacatttttattttaagaaaaaagtTTTGCCACAATATGCAATGATAGCCGACCAGTGTCTGGTAATAATGCATTAAGAAGAATTAtgtgatcatcatcatcaaacaaggctgcagtgtcagtgtcttTACTTTAGTAACATCTAAAGTAATATCAATGATGATGAATCATGATGAATGATGCACAAACCTCTTATTTATTGTGACTTGTTCAGCATGAGGTGCTAGTTTCTCCTCAATGATATTGGCAAAGGCAGTAGGAGTGATGTGATTGGCTGGAGCTTCCATGAGCAGCCGTGCCAGGTTTTGGCCTTCAGCATACACGACTCCTTTTTCCCAAGCAACCAAGTTTGCACTAAGAACAATtaatacagacacactgacatttagtcatttgggagatgtttttatccaaagagactttGGGCGATGTTACcgctacactatccagccacagTAACATGCTGCTTTAATGACATGCTAACAGGTTCAACAACCTACCTTCCATGAAGCTGCGCTGTTACTTTGGTCTTCTTCTTCGACTTGAGTTGGTCATACTGAAACAAACCCAGAACGGCACCTTCTGCTGCTGACTGTGCATCACCACAACCGTCCACCTCCACACGATTCACATCCAGGTCCTGAAGTGACCGACAGCCAGCTGAACACAGAAAGAACAATGACAACAGACGTCAGCAAACCCTCCATGTAGCCAACACTTGGCTGAGCAAAGTCACATCTCTTACTGTACCTGACACTGCCTGTCTGATGTTCTCTTTGCTGGTGTCCCAGTTCTCTGCCCCACACACTCCTGCATTGTTCTTACCCAGCCCGACCACAGCTACACATGGGAAGTCCTGGACACAACAGGAATAATTACTTATTACTAATAATTACATATTGTCAAGTTACTGATTTTACTTaatcatatttcacattttttctaCCTTGTGGAGTCCATAAAATACTCTGCTTTTCCCTTTTTTGAGTGGAGGTCCAGAGCTGTAAtatcaaaacagaaatgtatttatgtattgaAATAAAGGAAACACAAGCCCACAAGCCATCAGAGTGTCCTAAGTTcccacaaaataaacaaatgatatCAGtttacaaaaagcaaaaaccCACATTTTCAACAGTTCAGAGAGTTTTCCAGACAGACTTTGGTCAAAACCTGCAGCTGCCTCTGTTAGATGATGActgtcctcctctccctccttctcaaACACTCCCAGCACCAAACCCTGcagagacacatgcacagagaaaaGCGCTTTAACAagagaaaacataaataaaaacacgtTTACACCCCTGAATGGATTAAAATCCCCCACTAATAACCTACAGTGTGAAGGTGGACGACTCCTGTGTGAGTTACTGATCTATCTGTGTCAGATATTAAACAATCTGCTCACCTTTCTGTCGTTCAGGTGAGTCTGTGAGGTGGAAAATGACCGACAGTGTTTTGTCCGCGCCGCCGTCTGCACAGCTCTCCTCAGAAGAAGCATTGTCATCTGCTGTACATAAATAAACCTGAACCTAATTACTGAGTCTGAAATGTAAAGGTCGCATACATGTGTAAAAGTCAGTCTGTCGAACTGACAGCGTCGCGGTTCTTTATACGTCACCAACAAGCGACAAGCGGACGTGAGTCGCCACCTGGCGGCAGCAGTTGGAAATGACATGAGGCTTCGCCTGCACCTTTATTAGGCACAGttcattaaagttaaaatataaatatattgttatAAATGTGTAACAAAGATGCTGATTCAACCTTATGGTCATTTCAGAGGCTCAGTATAATATGCTCAGTAAATATGAGCAACACCTCTCAGTGTACAAGACACTACAattcaaaatgaccccaaactAGTTCTACAACGGTGCTGCTCACTATTATTATCTACATGAATTCAGGATTTATCAGAGAACAGGAAGATTGTTAAACTGAAATAATGACAGGAAAAGTGGCTTTGAAACTCATTTAAGGTGTACTGTGATGGGAATTTTATTATCAAATCAAactgagtgaaaatgaaaagacaataGTTTCATTTCTAAAACTCCCCACAAACTAAACTCCATGATTAGTTGCATCCTTTCTAGCAGGAATCAAAGATAATTATAGTAAAAAATGACTTCTCCTCTATAACATTAAGATATATGGCATTACTCTGCAAacaataaagtaattaaaacacagatccattaaaaacatgtcataCATATAATCATGATGCAAAATCACAGTGCATTTATAAAACTACAGACAGAATCAGCACAAGACTCTAGAGTTCAAAGGCCAAGTCCGGTGTGCAGAAGTCTTCCTTTCATACATCAAGGCTGAGTTCTATCAGGTCGCCCAGAGCTGCAAATAACAAAGAACAGTGTCTcctgtgtttgcttgtgtgttgtgACCTCATCCGTTGAACCACATTATGACTGCATGGcatcattttagaaaacaactGTGCTCCTTTGAAAAGTTCTGCTGTGTCTTGAACAGAAATAATCCTCACTGCCCTTTACAGAGGAAAGTTCATATTCCACATCCTTTCAGGACGTGGTGGCACCTGTATCCTCTTTCAAGACTTTTTAATATGGCTGAAAATCACAATGTTGTTGgacttttattactttatatttattatacagtatatttagtaTACAGTAATAACCTTCTTAGTCAGTATTGTGAGTTACCACTACTTCTGTCTACTTTGTTCTGTCTTACTCTGTTTAAACTACAACTCCTGCATGCAAATCTGCATACAGCTCTTCTGTTACTCAATCTAAttaaacagcaacacaacagcatAATTAAGGCTGAATTACAAAGGGGACAAAGTGGGCGTCCCAGATTGCTGACTGGTTTGTACTAATATGCTTATATTACATAATTAGTTTATCTTCAGACCCAGTCTCCACATCAAAGGGTCCCTGTGTCAAAATAAGTTTTATAATAAGTTAAAATAATAGGTTTTATACTTGTGttctatattttaaaaatcaagtGTAATGTCAAACTGGTGCCAGGAAGCTCACTAACTACTAGAAACTAAACATATTGAACTGAAACGGAGAGAAATATGAGGCAGACAGTTCATTTTGGTGCCAGGATCCCTTGACAGTCAATCAAAGCAGCTTTGTGTGAGCAAACATTTTCCAGCCAACACTTTAAATAACAGCTGAACAAAACCTGAACATAGGCTCCAAAGCTGTCAGTGTGGTTTGCCACGACCTTCAACGATGTATAAGTGCTAACAGACTCCTTCAGTAGAGCAGGTCCACAGCAGAGATGGTGGGTTGTTCCGGTTTCTTCACCTCATGTCTGAGCAGCTTAAAGTGGCTCATTGCAACCACTACACAGGCAGCAAAGTGAGTCGCTATGCTGCCTACACCCAACCAGAAGGACCAGTCCAAGCTGTCATCCAGAACTACGAGGACGAAGATGTTCTCCTGATAGTTTGCCACCCGCTCAGTCAGACTGTGCTGCTTCATTGCTGCGAGGAAACAAAGGACACCCAGGGCACTGAAAAAAGCTGGAGACAGAGCAGATGAGCAGTTAGGGagggaaaaaactaaatacacaaGAGCATAGATTGTggataaagagacagaaaaggtgTTCAAAGAGAAGCTTAAAAGGTGGCTGCAACATACCTGCAATGACGTTCCACAGGTAGAGTCCTTTGCGCCCCTTGATGCTCTGGTAGGGAACCTTGCAAGCATTgtaaacagagaaagacaggcTAACCAGGGCAAAGCCAATGGCCACGAACAAGAAGAGAATCACCATCATGTGAAGCCCACCGTTCAATGTCTGCACGAGCTTTGGGAAAACTGGACAGTAGGAAAGAAGGAAATACACGGTCAGGTCTGTCTGCTGGTTTCTGTGAGTTAAGGtgatttaaaggaaaaacacactgtggcaaacagattaatgttgttatttattttaattcactgtGTACAGCAATGGAGTCTTAGCTGCATTATAAAATCTCAACATGACAGGCCGTTTATAAACTTAAATTAATATTCTGTTTTAATGTAGAAATGTATCCTAATAGGCAAATGTTTTCTAAAGTTGGTTTAGGTGTTTGTGTTACAAGTCAGTAAGTCAGTCTCAGAAATGTGTCTTAATATATTTCTCATCCTTTGAATACAATAAAAGACAACATGCGTTcaatatgatttttaaatatattcttAATTGTAagtgttttaaacagaaaagatACATTTAACTTATGTCAGGGAAACATTTAAGGTGTGTATTTGTCATTATATGTGAATAAGATGGTTttctaatgttgttttattccaTATTTTGGTGGTCCACATATTTTACCTGCATGTCTTTTACAACTGGCCTGtatttaatgctgtttttacaCTCTGGTTCTCTATAGGAGGTTGCACAGCCTGTAAGTCTTGTGTGCAGCCTAATGCCTGCGCATCTTACTGTATATTGTAGATCGCCTCATCCCGAGACCGCACTTCTTGGTCTTCTCTCCCTGAAACAAACCATAGTTAATATCCCCCATGAACTGATCCATCTCCGGATGGGACGCGTTCACTATCTCCGCTCCGGTTTTGCACAGGATCCGCCCGGTGACCCACCGCTCGGTGGACAGGGCCACCACCGACAGGACAACAGAGCCGACACAGAGAAGCGAGGCGACCGAGAAGGTTATCCGTTTCCACAGAGAAGGCATCTTACGGGCCCATGGTGCCCCGAGGGAGGTAACACGACGCCGGGCAGCGACCGCGGAGCGCGCTCGTCGATCACCATGAGTTTATTCCatagttttaaaagtaaaaagtaaatagtCCGAcgtaaaacagctgtttctcttgAACTGCTGCGGAGGAGAAACTGAATCGGTGACAGAGATCCGTCACCAGGAGAAACTCTATCCGTGCCCTGTGCGCCTGCTCCCCGctccctgtcacacacactcctcttaATTCAGGGGATGGATTCACCTCCTCAAGTTGACATTTGGAGCTGGCAATTTATCATCTAATTGGTGACCTGAGTGGTGGATGCAGCTATAAAAACCATGTAAGCGTTTAACTGTGTCAGAATGACAGATGTGGTCCATTGACACGAACCCTAAAGGTCAGTGTGATCCATCAGCCgcagagaaacactgtgagTTCACGTGTGATGGGCTCATCTCGTCCCTTGCATGCTCCATTTATTAATTTGCATCTACTTTAACCTTTAAATAACTAAGCATGTTCACTCAAGCCCTGGAACAACATTCAGACTTAAGACAGCTCATATGTACaatgtgtttgcataaaaacaaattcaaattcaatccataaaacattttggtGGTTCAAGTACATTTAGATCATTTTCTAGCCATATTTTAGTGCCATTGTATTGTCAGTTTTGTAcaatttattttgaaggttatctcagaatgaaatgtaatttacatttttgttcttcatcacagtgacaataaaactATCTTCAGTGTAAAATCAGGGTCAAGGTCATATCTACTCATGTAGCACGGTGCATATACTAGagtatatgtacagtaacagCAAACCTGGAGACTCAGGATACAATGCTATACTCAGTGTGGAGATATTAGTGTATTGGGATGTTTTGGGATGCGAGCCTGCgttgtgtacagtgtgtgccCTTGTGCTTACACAGTTTCATCATAGCAGACTAAAGCACCTTTATCTTATTTTGCCCAAAACCGAGAATCCACAGTGCTCCTGCTGCTGCGTAATGTTACCtacacaaatgtgtttgtataaTGTATTGCATATATTGGATAACATAATATCCAAGTCACCTATATTTTAGGCTTTAAGCTATATTACTATTCAATGTTGACTTTGTTCTGTAATTTATTGCATGTTATGGCACTACCTTATTAATCTATACATGATTAACaattaattaacaatttaatctttaatttagACTTTAAAACGACTCCCTGAGCTGTGGTCGACACCTGCTGGTGATTGGTCGAAACTGCCGAGCGTGATGACGTCAAAGCCCGTGACGCAGATGTCAGTCTCCCAGGCAGCAGTTGAGACCGTTTGGCAAACATGGCGGACTCGCTGTCGACAGGTCtgggagaggagaaagagaaggagaaggaagacagggagagggacagGAATGCTGCCAAAAACGAGAAGAACAAGGAGAAAGATGGAGTCACGGAGACGCTGGGGTTTAACGATAGAAACAGCGGCAGGAAGGACAAGAAGCGCAACCTGTCAGGTGAGAGCTAGCGTCGTTTCCACAGACGCTGTCAGTTTGACAGCGCTAAGCTAGTTAGCTGCTAAAGtgatcattgttttttatttcctcgTAAACCAGGTGGAATAAGATAACGCCTCGTTTAAttactgtgtgtgcattaatCTGTGAAAGTAGCGTTGCCAGGTCAAGCAGTGTTTTCGTTTCAGTGtaatgtgtgtgcagctttggGCGCTGCTCCGAGTTTACACTTGATTTCAGTGTCAGCTCAGCTCCTGTTTGCTGAATTAAAGTGACGttatatgtttaattaatgGTGTATGTAATTAATGCATCCAGATTATTAATGATTGTGAGCATTGATAGTCAGCGAGGTAGCACAGCTGCATGTAATCATGCTGTTTTAAATAGGCCGTTTTGCTTGCCTGTCAAATTGGGACGTGTTGTTTGCACAGGCACAATCAGAGGTGTTAATGAGTTTTCACAGTTTGGACAAGATTACGAGTTAAAGGTGTTTAATAGGCTTCATTCTACTTGTATGACTTTCCACCGCGTTTTGGAACCTGGCAGGACGGATTTTGCTCCCATGATAAGACGATAAGACCAGGGTCACAGTCGTGGTTGAGTTCAGGTCATTGTTCAGGCCATTCAAGTTCCTCCACACCAAAttgggaaaaacattttttataatgAACCTCACTTTGTGCCTGGGGCACTGCCGTGTTGACTCAAGGCTTTCCCCAGACTTAAAAAAGCTTGTGTGACCACGAAGCTggaaacacatttctttaagCATTCCTATTTTCCATGAAAGGGCACCCCATTGATCTCATAGATTAAAGTCAAATTATTAGTCCCAGGGAGCACTACTTAGCCTCTGAAAACAGTTGTATGGTGGTGTCGCCGGCTGTAGAGGATGTCAAAATGGGCTAAATTGTAAACTGTTGTGTTTACCAGGCAAAAAGGGTCAAATGAACTACATCATGGCACATGTAACTAGAGAACCTGCTTTTGATATCAGCAGTATGCACACCAGATATATGATAAGATACATCCTCAGATATCCCCAGCCACAattgtttctctcatttctgtTCGGCACGGGCAGTAGTGTTGTCTTTGGTGTATTTAGTTGTAAGTTTGTCATATTAGATATATAAACATGGCTGAAATTTGATTTATCTGCTTGGATTTTAGGGTTGACATATTGTGTATGCTGACTCACTAGGCTTACTGttgcactgtactgtaattgAATAGAGCCATAGTTAGTAGAATATACTATACTAactatatatttttactgtgatGTGTTGTCATGTCCTTTAATTAAAAGCCTAGTCCAAACTATGAAAAACATCACTGCAACAATGTGCAAACAACACACTTTACTGTAGTATAACAGAGAAATTGACTATTCTTACACTTCAGTGATTACATGCAGCTGCGTTATTTTGATGCTAATCAATATTATCACTTCCAATAATAATTTGCAGTTTCAGTACAgctatttcttatttttatggACTTGCTAAATGTGAATTTCAAAACGTGGCATTTATTAGACATGGACTCTGTTCATTTCCACTATAAAGAAAACAGGCAGCTACCTTTAGCCTCTGGTGTTGACAAGcttaaaggaaaacacacaatatTGTCATACACTGTTGTTAAATTTCAATGCTTTTTCTTTAGATCTGTCACTGATTAGATTTATAACTACTGAGCTCACCAGAGGCTATTTCTTGGAACACAATGAGGCCAAGTACACAGAGCGCAGGGAGAGGGTCTACACCTGCCTCCGAATCCCTAAGGAGCTGGAAAAGgtaacacataaaacatttaactctgagaattaaaaaaaaaacaggtagcAATTAAacttattattttctctttctgactCTCTTTCTTGCTGTGTAGTTGATGACTTTTggcttcttcctctgtctggatgcctttctgtatgtgtttacCTTGTTGCCCCTAAGAGTGATTCTGGCGCTTTTACGGCTTCTTACATTGCCATGCTGTGGCCTAAGGTGAGGTTCACACACATGcgaaatataatatatttcattattcaATCATGTATTTTGATGACAATGGTTTTGAGTCATTTATTAAGCAAATATGTCAAGCTGTTGTTTAATTCCCGTGAATATGAcgattatattattttatgttttattatccTGTATAgtagtaatattttttttggacatgtTATTGTCCTTGATCTCTAGATGGCAGTACTGTCCATACTAACTGTTCAGATTCAGCTatggtgtttgtgttgcttccttttctcatttgtttgtgtgtgtgtgttttagtggcTCCCGCCTGCTTCAGCCAGCCCAGGTATGTGATGTGCTGAAGGGCTTCATTATGGTGATCTGTTACTCCATGATGAGCTATGTGGATTATGCCATGATGTATCACCTAATCAGGGGACAGTCTGTCATCAAACTCTACATCATCTATAACATGTTAGAGGTACAGGAAGATTTTCCAGTGTGATTTTATTGTAATCAGACATGCGCTtattcactctctttttctcttttgtctttctctttctctcttgctgtTTTGTCAGGTGGCAGACCGTCTGTTCTCCTCATTTGGCCAGGACATCCTGGACGCTCTGTACTGGACAGCCACCGAGcccaaagagaaaaagagggcGCACATAGGCGTGATTCCTCACTTCTTCATGGCGGTGCTCTATGTCTGTATCCTCTGTGAGAATGACCTGTGACTGTTGCTAATTAAGCATCTTAATTAGATTGCTTCAGCTAAACAAGTGATTTGAAAAAGTCAGCCAGGAAACTAATGGTGATATGTCACAATCTTCATTTGTAAGGCCACACAGAATAACaatattactattaatattataaCAAGATGTAAATAAACGAGAATATATTAGACCAAAAGAAccttaataaaaatatttctgcaaGTAAGAAACAAGTCAGATACCAGAGAGTTAACTATAATCTTACATTTTTGTAACTTGTTCCATGTGTCCAaggtggaaaaacaaactgctttttttCCCAATTCATCTCTACACCAGGCACTGTGAAAAGATATGTGTCTTGTGACCTAAGGATATGATCAGATGGAACAATCTCAGTGTTTGCTATTTTTGTCTTCAGTGCATTTTGTTCCTTAACATGTTTCTATCTAGTTCTTCATGCCATTCTCATCATGGTTCAGGCCACAACTCTCAATGTAGCCTTCAACTCGCACAACAAATCCCTGCTCACTATCATGATGTCAAACAATGTGAGTATGGCTGACACAGTTATATTACAGTAACTGAAAAGTGCACACAGCAGTATGATCctaattatgatttttttttggggtgttttttttctagtttgtGGAGATCAAGGGCAGTGTGTTCAAGAAGTTTGAGAAGAACAACCTTTTCCAGATGTCAAACAGCGGTAAGGGGTGAATTATATGTAAAACAGCCAAATAAAGGACACCGAAATCATTGGTGTTTTAACGGTTTGTAGCACAGCTTCTAAACTTGATTTAATACAAGGTAAATTTATGGAATTGAGCTCAGCTGCAGTGAGTACAAAGTAGGTTAATCCAggattgatttgtttgtttcccagACATAAAAGAGAGGTTCACCAACTACATTCTTCTGCTGATCGTCTGTCTGCGAAACATGGAGCAGTTTTCATGGAACCCTGGTAAAATACACTGTGCTGTACGAAGAATATGTATATGTCTATGACTGGTGGATGTGAACATGTGTCTATCACAGGTCGCTGACTCAGTCATTTCTTTCAAACTAGTGTGACACTTAATATTGACACTCATCAtcagtttatgtgtgtttgttttcagaccACTTCTGGGTGCTGTTTCCTGACGTAGTCATGGTGATCGCCTCAGAGGTTGCCGTGGACGTCGTCAAACATGCATTTATCACCAAATTCAATGACATTAGTGCTGATGTGAGTTCTTTTTGCACACAGTACGATCACAATTTATCAAATTTGGTTATGGTTCTGTGAAGTAAGAACTTAAAGTCAGAACCAGTCATTCATTCAGTCTTAATTGTAAGGCGTGTCCAGACTGTCCACCACAAAGAACAGATTTGAAAGcaaatttgacaaaataattgAACTCCagtagtttaaaataaatgttgttctCTTTATCTTTGCATACAACTTCTCCAGTTACTGTTAATTAAgagtaatatatagtatatatgcAAAATATGTGCATCACAACTGTGTCATGATTCCCAAGAAGAAGGACAATAACTGTGTTTATGTTACATAACCCAGCTCCAGAGAGAGGGACGAACCCCTTTAGCTTCAGGTGCTCCAACCTTATATCAGTGTTTTTGGTTACACTGACATAAACTTAATTAATTTTGCCTCATCTTCACTGCCCCTTCTATCCACACACCAGTTGATAAACTGATAAACCAACTGCAATATCAGACTCCAGCAGGCAGGTGATTCATTTAGCCTGTAGCCTGTAATTGTTAATACTCGGACACCACCTGTTTATTCCATTTTCATCATTAACTgcataaatatttgatatttatgtttttgccACTTTTGATGACCTGTGTTGTCCTTTCACAGGTATATGGAGAATACAGGGCGAGTCTTGCCTTTGACCTTGTCAGCAGTCGACAGAAAAATGTGAGTAAAATAAACTCAAATATGGGCTTTGTCTCCCACAAACTGTAAAGCCAAGTTCAGGTGGTTGTTCCCCTTCAAAAACTATCTtgattgactttgtttttttattgaacatacaACATAGCTATGGTATTTTCTCC encodes the following:
- the lap3 gene encoding cytosol aminopeptidase, encoding MTMLLLRRAVQTAARTKHCRSFSTSQTHLNDRKGLVLGVFEKEGEEDSHHLTEAAAGFDQSLSGKLSELLKISGPPLKKGKSRVFYGLHKDFPCVAVVGLGKNNAGVCGAENWDTSKENIRQAVSAGCRSLQDLDVNRVEVDGCGDAQSAAEGAVLGLFQYDQLKSKKKTKVTAQLHGSANLVAWEKGVVYAEGQNLARLLMEAPANHITPTAFANIIEEKLAPHAEQVTINKRSQAWIEEQQMGAFLSVSKGSEEPPVFLELHYNGSPDRSQAPLVLVGKGITFDSGGISLKPSSSMDAMRADMGGAATVCASVVTAAALKLPVRIIGLAPLCENMPSGKATKPGDVVKAKNGKTIQVDNTDAEGRLILADALCYGHTLNPRAIVNVATLTGAMDVALGSAATGVFTNSDWLWEQLHKASVVTGDRVWRMPLFEHYTRQVTDCQLADLNNIGKYSRSGGACTAAAFLKEFVTAPHWAHLDIAGVMGNKDEIPYLRKGMSGRPTRTLVEFAAGLAQYKNL
- the tapt1b gene encoding transmembrane anterior posterior transformation protein 1 homolog, whose translation is MADSLSTGLGEEKEKEKEDRERDRNAAKNEKNKEKDGVTETLGFNDRNSGRKDKKRNLSDLSLIRFITTELTRGYFLEHNEAKYTERRERVYTCLRIPKELEKLMTFGFFLCLDAFLYVFTLLPLRVILALLRLLTLPCCGLSGSRLLQPAQVCDVLKGFIMVICYSMMSYVDYAMMYHLIRGQSVIKLYIIYNMLEVADRLFSSFGQDILDALYWTATEPKEKKRAHIGVIPHFFMAVLYVFLHAILIMVQATTLNVAFNSHNKSLLTIMMSNNFVEIKGSVFKKFEKNNLFQMSNSDIKERFTNYILLLIVCLRNMEQFSWNPDHFWVLFPDVVMVIASEVAVDVVKHAFITKFNDISADVYGEYRASLAFDLVSSRQKNAYTDYSDSVSRRMGFIPLPLALLLIRVVTSSVKIQGSLSFMCVLLFYLGMITLKVLNSIVLLGTSCMFVKEANMEEKLFDPPPSAVSSRANSRAQRTKHIHIPPQQEPTTDKGGIPLASDNSQTANMAESPAPTLPKSDSDTFLTTPDEDDDDKIINADTGLEGDGLKHRAPKKDLLEIDRFTICGNRID
- the clrn2 gene encoding clarin-2; translated protein: MPSLWKRITFSVASLLCVGSVVLSVVALSTERWVTGRILCKTGAEIVNASHPEMDQFMGDINYGLFQGEKTKKCGLGMRRSTIYIFPKLVQTLNGGLHMMVILFLFVAIGFALVSLSFSVYNACKVPYQSIKGRKGLYLWNVIAAFFSALGVLCFLAAMKQHSLTERVANYQENIFVLVVLDDSLDWSFWLGVGSIATHFAACVVVAMSHFKLLRHEVKKPEQPTISAVDLLY